One window of Manihot esculenta cultivar AM560-2 chromosome 17, M.esculenta_v8, whole genome shotgun sequence genomic DNA carries:
- the LOC110605055 gene encoding internal alternative NAD(P)H-ubiquinone oxidoreductase A2, mitochondrial-like, with product MSKSSILMLRIALRQTKFYHPSMLTKATNHLTKCGVRHTRGVVKEVHPTKLVLSDGAEEVPYRLLVWSTGAGLSQFVKSLNVPKSPGGRIGIDQWLRVPAVEDVFALGDCAGFLEQTGRPVLQALAPVEPCKCSSILIWCHLRH from the exons ATGTCCAAGAGCAGTATTCTCATGCTAAGGATCGCATTAAG GCAAACGAAATTCTATCATCCTTCGATGTTGACTAAGGCAACAAATCATTTGACTAAG TGTGGAGTCCGGCACACGCGAGGTGTAGTGAAAGAGGTGCATCCCACCAAATTAGTTCTCAGCGATGGTGCTGAAGAAGTTCCATATCGACTCTTGGTGTGGTCTACTGGTGCTGGTCTATCACAGTTTGTAAAGTCACTCAATGTTCCCAAGTCCCCTGGTGGAAG GATTGGTATTGATCAATGGTTGCGGGTCCCTGCTGTGGAAGATGTGTTCGCACTTGGAGACTGTGCTGGTTTTCTTGAGCAGACAGGGAGGCCAGTACTTCAAGCTCTGGCTCCGGTCGAACCCTGCAAGTGTTCCAGCATTCTGATATGGTGCCACCTACGGCATTAG